In Oculatellaceae cyanobacterium, the following proteins share a genomic window:
- a CDS encoding GspE/PulE family protein — protein MTQSSSSRRALVVRNASHDLSPFASKLVQLGYIDPEKMQQAALESRKSGKPLTEILESLTGKALSPELQRQYKKNQLFELKIIYGVESLDPEIKQIELSQVSELIDTLIPIDSCRRSRFVPLSKEATEPPSVQVAMVNPDDLDAQDDLNRILRPQGINWQRMVITTEDYSSIINQYLDQLAKKELAAKAEKSFDVQQEIENLESLEAEESHETPDEDLTAAAEDAPIITLVNKILAKALTDQVSDIHVEPQEEYLRIRFRKDGVLREAFEHLPKKIIPAVTSRFKIIAQLDIAERRAPQDGRIRRMFQGRKVDFRVNTLPSRYGEKICMRILDNSSTQLGLDKLISDPDALQSVRDMASRPFGMILVTGPTGSGKSTTLYSILAERNSPDVNISTAEDPIEYALPGINQVQVIREKGMNFASILRAFMRQDPDVILVGETRDVETAKTAIEAALTGHLVMTTLHANDAPSSIARLDEMGVEPFMVSASLLGVCAQRLMRRVCTECRIPYHPTIEELNRYGLSASKEGSVTFYKANSLQPEEIKSAKNLCPKCNGLGYKGRVGVYEVMRINERLQSLINKGGTTDMIKEAAVEDGMVTLLSYSLNLVREGHTTLEEVERVTFTDTGLESELKAKRKTTLTCRICSAGLKQEWLDCPYCMTSRFED, from the coding sequence CAGCAGGCGGCGCTTGAAAGTCGCAAGTCAGGAAAACCACTAACAGAAATTCTAGAGTCGCTCACGGGAAAGGCGCTATCTCCAGAGTTACAACGCCAGTATAAAAAAAATCAACTGTTTGAACTAAAGATTATATACGGCGTTGAATCTTTAGATCCGGAAATTAAACAAATTGAACTAAGCCAGGTTTCTGAGTTAATCGATACACTCATACCGATTGATAGCTGTCGTCGCTCCCGCTTCGTACCTCTATCAAAAGAAGCAACTGAGCCACCATCTGTCCAAGTGGCAATGGTTAACCCTGATGATTTAGATGCCCAAGACGATCTAAACCGGATTTTACGCCCTCAGGGAATTAATTGGCAAAGGATGGTAATCACAACTGAAGACTATTCCTCAATTATTAACCAATACCTAGATCAGTTAGCCAAGAAAGAACTAGCAGCTAAAGCTGAAAAGTCTTTTGACGTTCAACAAGAAATCGAAAATCTTGAAAGTCTTGAAGCCGAAGAATCGCACGAGACTCCTGATGAAGATTTAACCGCAGCAGCAGAAGATGCCCCAATTATTACCCTAGTCAATAAAATTTTGGCTAAGGCATTAACTGATCAAGTTTCTGATATTCACGTTGAACCTCAAGAAGAATACTTACGCATTCGCTTTCGTAAAGATGGGGTACTCAGGGAGGCATTTGAGCATCTACCGAAAAAGATTATCCCAGCAGTTACTTCACGTTTCAAAATCATTGCACAACTTGACATTGCCGAACGACGTGCACCTCAAGATGGTCGTATCCGCAGAATGTTTCAAGGACGTAAAGTTGATTTCCGCGTAAACACTTTACCTAGTCGCTATGGTGAGAAAATTTGTATGCGGATTTTGGATAACTCTTCCACCCAGTTGGGCTTGGATAAGTTGATTAGCGATCCAGATGCGCTACAAAGTGTCCGAGACATGGCAAGTCGTCCTTTTGGGATGATTTTGGTAACAGGCCCAACCGGATCTGGTAAATCAACAACACTATATTCAATTCTGGCTGAACGCAATAGTCCTGATGTAAATATTAGTACGGCAGAAGACCCAATTGAATATGCGTTGCCTGGAATTAATCAGGTGCAGGTAATTCGTGAAAAAGGCATGAACTTTGCCTCAATTCTACGAGCATTCATGCGCCAAGACCCCGATGTGATTCTAGTAGGTGAAACGCGAGACGTAGAAACAGCAAAAACCGCAATTGAAGCTGCTTTAACTGGACACTTGGTAATGACGACTCTGCACGCTAATGATGCTCCAAGTTCAATTGCACGGTTAGATGAAATGGGCGTGGAACCATTCATGGTGTCCGCCTCATTGCTTGGCGTTTGCGCCCAGAGGTTGATGCGACGAGTATGCACTGAGTGCCGTATTCCCTATCACCCAACTATTGAGGAGCTTAACCGATATGGTTTATCAGCTTCCAAAGAAGGATCTGTTACGTTTTATAAAGCCAACTCCCTACAACCAGAAGAAATTAAAAGTGCAAAGAATCTCTGCCCAAAATGTAATGGTCTTGGTTATAAAGGGCGTGTAGGTGTTTATGAAGTTATGCGTATAAATGAGCGGTTGCAAAGCTTAATAAATAAAGGTGGCACGACCGACATGATTAAGGAAGCGGCTGTGGAAGATGGGATGGTGACATTGTTATCTTACAGCTTAAACTTAGTGCGTGAAGGACATACAACCCTCGAAGAAGTTGAACGTGTGACTTTTACTGATACAGGTTTAGAATCAGAACTAAAAGCAAAACGTAAGACTACTTTAACCTGTCGCATTTGTAGTGCTGGATTAAAACAAGAATGGCTTGATTGTCCATACTGCATGACATCTCGTTTTGAAGATTAA
- a CDS encoding type IV pilus twitching motility protein PilT, whose product MDLMIEDLMEQLIEMGGSDMHLQAGAPVYFRVSGKLQAINDEPLAPQDCQKLIFSMLNNTQRKDLEQNWELDCSYGVKGLARFRVNVYKERGYYAACLRALASKIPNFDMLGLPDIVREMTHRPRGMVLVTGQTGSGKTTTMAAMIDLINRTRAEHILTVEDPIEYVFANIKSLVHQRQKGEDTKSFANALRAALREDPDVILVGEMRDLETIGLAISAAETGHLVFGTLHTNSAAQTIDRMLDVFPPIQQPQIRAQLSNSLVAVFSQCLVPKKNPKPGEYGRVMAQEIMIVTPAISNLIREGKTPQIYGSIQTGAKLGMQTMEMVLAAYVKSGAISFEAAMSKSAKPDELQRLLGAAVAK is encoded by the coding sequence ATGGATTTAATGATTGAAGACTTGATGGAGCAACTGATCGAAATGGGCGGCTCAGATATGCACCTTCAGGCAGGCGCTCCAGTATACTTTCGGGTTAGTGGTAAACTCCAGGCGATTAATGATGAGCCACTGGCACCTCAAGATTGTCAAAAATTGATTTTTAGTATGCTGAATAATACCCAGCGTAAAGATTTGGAACAAAACTGGGAACTAGATTGCTCTTATGGGGTTAAAGGATTAGCTCGTTTCCGAGTCAACGTTTACAAAGAACGTGGTTACTATGCAGCTTGTCTGAGGGCGTTAGCGTCTAAAATTCCTAATTTTGATATGTTAGGTCTACCAGATATTGTTCGGGAAATGACTCACAGACCTAGAGGAATGGTGTTAGTAACCGGACAAACTGGTTCTGGTAAAACAACTACGATGGCGGCAATGATTGATTTGATCAACCGCACACGAGCAGAGCATATTTTGACAGTAGAAGACCCGATTGAATATGTTTTTGCAAATATTAAAAGTTTAGTTCATCAACGTCAAAAAGGTGAGGATACTAAAAGTTTTGCTAATGCTTTAAGAGCAGCATTACGGGAAGATCCAGATGTAATTTTGGTAGGTGAAATGCGGGACTTGGAAACAATTGGTCTAGCAATTTCTGCGGCTGAAACAGGTCACTTAGTATTTGGAACGCTGCATACTAATTCAGCGGCTCAAACTATAGACCGGATGCTAGATGTATTCCCCCCCATTCAACAACCACAAATTAGGGCGCAGCTATCTAACTCTTTGGTTGCTGTATTTAGCCAATGTTTAGTGCCTAAGAAAAATCCTAAGCCTGGGGAGTATGGTCGGGTAATGGCTCAAGAAATTATGATTGTGACACCAGCTATTTCTAACTTAATTCGAGAAGGAAAAACACCCCAAATTTACGGTTCTATCCAAACTGGTGCTAAGTTAGGAATGCAGACGATGGAAATGGTTTTAGCTGCTTACGTCAAGTCAGGGGCAATTTCATTTGAGGCTGCAATGAGCAAGAGTGCAAAGCCAGATGAGTTGCAGCGTCTCCTTGGTGCAGCAGTTGCTAAATAA
- a CDS encoding type II secretion system F family protein has product MPTYVAEVRDSQGKAKKEKVVAGTIHLARDVLRQKYPSVQNIKESQSFDLASFDMSSLEVALSKVTVKDKAVFSRQFAAMVNAGVALVRCLNVLSEQCSNARLKKALVAINAEVQQGTSLSEAMRKHPDCFDNLYISMVQAGEVGGVLDEVLNRLAKILEDIARLQNQVKGAMAYPTVVGILAIIVFIAMTVFLIPIFAGIFKNLGGELPALTQFMMLCSDVLRSWRILIPICTIIATSFAYNQYYKTPVGRLTMDRFFLNVPILGDLNQKSAVARFCRIFGTLTRSGVPILNSLEIVASTAGNQVIENAINAAKAEIQQGGMLSLAIEKENVFPPLAVQMISIGEETGELDAMMMKVADFYEDEVEQAVKALTSVLEPLMMVGLAGMVAVILLSMYLPMFAVFEKLG; this is encoded by the coding sequence ATGCCTACATATGTTGCTGAGGTTCGGGACTCTCAAGGAAAAGCTAAAAAAGAAAAAGTAGTGGCGGGTACTATACACTTGGCACGAGATGTTCTACGCCAGAAGTATCCTTCTGTGCAGAATATTAAAGAGTCTCAAAGCTTTGATTTAGCAAGCTTTGATATGTCAAGTTTGGAAGTAGCTTTATCTAAGGTGACTGTAAAAGATAAAGCTGTGTTTTCCCGTCAATTTGCGGCTATGGTCAACGCAGGTGTTGCTTTGGTCAGATGCTTAAATGTTTTATCTGAGCAGTGTAGCAATGCCAGGTTGAAAAAGGCACTTGTAGCAATTAATGCTGAGGTACAACAGGGAACCAGCCTCTCTGAGGCTATGCGTAAACATCCTGATTGTTTTGACAACTTATATATAAGTATGGTTCAAGCGGGTGAGGTCGGTGGTGTCCTTGATGAAGTTTTGAACCGATTAGCAAAGATTCTTGAGGATATTGCACGGTTACAAAACCAAGTTAAAGGAGCTATGGCATATCCCACTGTAGTAGGGATACTGGCAATCATTGTGTTTATTGCGATGACGGTATTTTTGATTCCCATTTTTGCGGGCATTTTCAAGAATCTAGGCGGGGAACTGCCAGCACTGACGCAGTTTATGATGCTGTGTAGTGATGTCTTGAGAAGTTGGAGAATCCTGATACCTATTTGTACTATTATTGCTACTTCTTTTGCGTACAACCAGTATTACAAAACACCAGTTGGTCGCCTGACAATGGATCGTTTTTTCTTAAACGTGCCTATCTTGGGTGACTTGAATCAAAAATCAGCGGTTGCTCGCTTTTGCCGAATTTTTGGAACTTTGACTCGTTCAGGGGTGCCAATTCTTAACTCTTTAGAAATTGTGGCATCGACGGCAGGAAATCAGGTGATTGAAAATGCCATTAATGCTGCTAAAGCAGAAATTCAACAAGGCGGAATGCTGAGTCTGGCGATTGAAAAAGAGAATGTGTTTCCTCCTTTAGCAGTTCAAATGATCAGTATTGGCGAGGAAACTGGTGAATTAGATGCCATGATGATGAAGGTTGCGGATTTCTATGAGGATGAGGTTGAGCAAGCTGTAAAAGCCCTAACGAGCGTTCTAGAGCCTCTAATGATGGTGGGTTTGGCAGGGATGGTTGCTGTAATTTTGCTTTCAATGTATCTGCCGATGTTTGCTGTGTTTGAAAAATTGGGCTAG
- the rlmN gene encoding 23S rRNA (adenine(2503)-C(2))-methyltransferase RlmN — protein sequence MPTDQVNLPVDSNVAPQQSNKEPLLGKDLAQLTTWVQQQGQPAYRGQQLYQWIYKKGVRSLSDISVFSKSWREQLQDVSIGRSTLHLRSVAPDQTVKYLLKLADNQIIETVGIPTDQRLTVCVSSQVGCPMGCDFCATGKGGFIRNLEQHEILDQVLTVQEDFQRRVSHIVFMGMGEPLLNTENVVGAIKSLNTDVGIGQRSMTVSTVGIPGRIRKLAQEKLQVTLAVSLHASNQAIRSQLIPSAHKYLLEDVLAECREYVELTGRRLTFEYILLGGINDLPEHAEELARHLRGFQSHVNLIPYNPIREAEYQRPNHRRVQDFADALKKLHIAVSIRYSRGLEADAACGQLRASKGLAEKSV from the coding sequence ATGCCTACTGATCAGGTTAATTTGCCCGTAGATAGTAATGTTGCACCCCAACAGTCAAATAAAGAGCCGTTATTGGGAAAAGATTTAGCCCAATTAACTACGTGGGTACAACAACAGGGACAACCAGCTTACCGAGGACAGCAATTATATCAGTGGATATATAAAAAAGGAGTGCGATCGCTCTCGGACATTTCTGTATTTTCCAAAAGCTGGCGTGAACAATTGCAGGATGTCTCTATTGGTCGCTCAACGCTGCATCTGCGTTCTGTTGCTCCCGATCAAACGGTTAAATACCTTCTAAAACTTGCAGACAACCAAATTATTGAAACTGTTGGCATTCCGACAGATCAACGCCTCACGGTTTGCGTATCTTCGCAGGTGGGATGTCCAATGGGTTGTGACTTTTGTGCTACAGGTAAGGGAGGTTTCATTCGCAATCTAGAGCAGCACGAAATTCTCGATCAGGTTTTAACTGTCCAAGAAGACTTTCAGCGCCGCGTTAGCCATATTGTGTTTATGGGTATGGGCGAACCTTTGCTGAATACAGAAAATGTTGTAGGAGCGATTAAGTCTCTCAATACTGATGTCGGTATTGGACAGCGATCAATGACTGTTTCTACTGTCGGTATTCCTGGTAGAATTCGTAAACTAGCTCAGGAAAAATTGCAAGTTACCCTAGCAGTAAGTCTTCACGCCTCAAATCAAGCGATTAGATCACAACTTATTCCTTCTGCTCACAAATATCTTTTAGAAGATGTGTTAGCAGAATGCCGCGAGTATGTTGAGTTGACTGGGCGGAGATTGACGTTTGAATATATTCTCTTGGGTGGAATTAACGATTTACCAGAACACGCCGAGGAACTAGCAAGACATTTGCGAGGGTTTCAAAGTCACGTCAATTTAATTCCTTACAATCCTATCCGTGAAGCTGAGTATCAACGCCCTAATCATCGCCGTGTGCAAGATTTTGCGGATGCTTTGAAAAAACTACACATTGCAGTTAGTATCCGCTACTCGCGTGGATTAGAAGCTGATGCTGCTTGTGGACAACTTCGTGCCTCTAAGGGTCTAGCGGAAAAGTCAGTTTAA
- a CDS encoding PAS domain S-box protein, with product MNSTLKKIFLPRNNQYLQLGENLEILDFSDGILPFANCPNELIIGQDARSYFPELIGAEERLNLIMQGHDISFEIKGICRFLEQEKPLYFDLYTSKKNTETCLEKQLIFFLEDVTEKMLLQQQLEQKNHEKNILLNSITGYRNYINRIFAAMGDALLVTTKSGIIKTINQATESLLGYSVEEIIGKHISHFIKNTNFLPQEHQLCLLFESEHLQNIEASCYTKNQEEIFVAFSCSAIKSEVEGLYNFIYVGRNITERKRSELELRRQNQRSQLLATITLKIRQSLHLEEILQTTVNEVRSLLQVDRVLILRVFPDGTGSAVVTESVASHLPSLLNRQFLPEIFPIEYHQMYRQGRIQAIEALENAQISPCHAQFLEDLGVQSKLVVPIIYADELWGLLIAHQCHSQRAWDNFEIELLQQLANQAAITISQSQLLQAVQESEKQFRQLTENINEVFWLFDPEKNQVLYISPAYEKLWGHHRESLYKHPQSWLDAVYLEDRDRVIAAVEKSHQIQEFFNQEYRIIGADGSLRWVWAREFPIQNEFGEIYRIAGIAENITDRKQAEEEINKSLQQEKELNELKSGFISMVSHEFRTPLSTILLSSELLQNYSHKWDQEKKNKAFKRIHSSVKTMSQLLEDVLVIGKSEAGKQEFNPVLLNPILFCEELVSEIELTIAFTHKINFVSKGDGNNAYLDEKLLRQILNNLMTNAVKYSSPSSTVHLLCDCQEETVVFEVRDEGIGIPIEDQKHLFETFHRATNVGQIPGTGLGLAIVKQSVDLHQGEINIQSQVGAGTTFIVKLPTNCQQQAEAIILAQDYAL from the coding sequence GCAGCTATTTTCCTGAGCTAATCGGTGCTGAAGAGCGTTTAAATTTAATTATGCAAGGACATGATATTAGCTTTGAAATCAAAGGGATTTGTCGTTTTTTAGAACAAGAAAAACCACTATATTTTGATCTATATACTAGCAAAAAAAACACAGAAACTTGTTTAGAAAAGCAGTTAATATTTTTTCTAGAAGATGTTACCGAAAAAATGCTCCTGCAACAGCAATTAGAGCAAAAAAACCATGAAAAAAATATTTTATTAAATTCGATTACAGGTTATAGAAATTATATTAATAGAATTTTTGCTGCCATGGGTGATGCCTTGTTGGTAACAACCAAATCGGGAATAATCAAAACAATTAATCAAGCAACAGAATCTTTACTAGGTTATAGCGTAGAAGAAATAATTGGTAAACATATTTCACATTTTATTAAAAATACGAATTTCTTGCCTCAAGAACACCAACTTTGTTTGCTATTTGAATCGGAACATTTACAAAATATAGAAGCAAGTTGTTATACAAAAAATCAGGAAGAAATTTTTGTAGCCTTTTCTTGTTCAGCGATTAAATCAGAAGTAGAAGGTTTATATAACTTTATCTATGTAGGTCGGAATATTACAGAACGCAAGCGATCTGAATTAGAATTGCGAAGACAAAATCAGCGATCGCAACTTTTAGCAACAATTACCCTCAAAATCCGCCAATCATTACACCTAGAAGAAATCCTGCAAACTACCGTAAATGAAGTTCGCTCACTTTTGCAAGTAGATCGAGTTTTAATTTTAAGAGTTTTTCCTGACGGAACTGGTAGCGCAGTCGTCACAGAATCCGTCGCCTCACACCTACCCAGCCTTTTAAATCGCCAATTTTTACCAGAAATTTTTCCCATTGAGTACCATCAGATGTACCGACAAGGAAGAATTCAGGCAATCGAGGCGCTAGAAAATGCTCAGATTTCCCCTTGCCACGCTCAATTTTTGGAAGATTTAGGCGTACAATCCAAGCTAGTAGTACCGATTATCTATGCCGATGAACTTTGGGGTTTGTTGATAGCTCATCAATGCCATAGTCAACGTGCCTGGGATAATTTTGAAATTGAACTGTTGCAACAACTAGCAAATCAAGCTGCAATTACCATTTCTCAGTCTCAACTGCTACAAGCAGTCCAAGAAAGTGAGAAGCAATTCCGTCAACTTACAGAAAATATTAACGAAGTATTTTGGCTATTTGATCCAGAGAAAAATCAAGTACTTTATATCAGTCCAGCCTACGAAAAATTGTGGGGTCACCATCGTGAAAGTTTGTACAAACATCCTCAATCATGGTTAGATGCTGTATATCTAGAGGATCGCGATCGCGTAATCGCAGCAGTTGAAAAAAGTCATCAAATTCAAGAATTTTTCAACCAAGAATATCGAATTATCGGCGCTGACGGTTCCTTACGCTGGGTTTGGGCGCGGGAATTTCCCATTCAGAATGAATTTGGCGAAATCTACCGGATTGCGGGAATTGCAGAAAACATAACTGATCGTAAACAAGCCGAAGAAGAAATTAACAAATCCCTGCAACAAGAGAAAGAACTTAATGAACTTAAATCTGGCTTTATATCAATGGTGTCCCATGAATTTCGCACACCCTTAAGCACAATCCTTTTGTCTAGCGAACTGCTGCAAAATTACAGCCATAAATGGGATCAAGAGAAAAAAAACAAGGCTTTCAAGCGTATTCACTCGTCAGTTAAAACCATGAGCCAACTGCTGGAAGATGTCTTAGTTATTGGCAAAAGCGAAGCTGGTAAACAAGAATTCAATCCCGTTTTACTTAATCCCATCTTATTTTGTGAAGAATTAGTCAGTGAAATCGAACTTACCATCGCCTTTACTCACAAAATTAATTTTGTGAGTAAAGGCGATGGTAATAATGCTTACTTAGACGAGAAACTTCTCCGGCAGATTTTAAATAACTTGATGACGAATGCAGTTAAGTATTCTTCTCCAAGTAGTACCGTACATTTATTATGTGATTGCCAAGAGGAAACGGTGGTTTTTGAGGTGCGAGACGAAGGAATTGGGATTCCCATAGAAGATCAGAAACATTTATTTGAGACATTCCATCGAGCTACTAATGTTGGTCAAATCCCTGGGACTGGACTAGGCTTGGCAATTGTTAAGCAATCTGTAGACTTACACCAAGGCGAAATTAATATCCAAAGTCAAGTAGGAGCAGGTACAACATTTATAGTAAAACTGCCAACCAACTGCCAACAACAAGCTGAAGCTATAATCTTGGCTCAAGATTATGCCTTGTAA